One genomic region from Mastacembelus armatus chromosome 21, fMasArm1.2, whole genome shotgun sequence encodes:
- the LOC113123410 gene encoding TSC22 domain family protein 1-like isoform X2, producing MHHPDPAGDSGSVRKMAHPAVFHRRGSNTGSGTALSTPANPVVNNSHVSADDYQPSLLIQCQPPAGSSSPGPHHPPPPHSLNLHAQLQPTQSTGAQMKKKSGFQITSVTPAQISVSTNNSIAEDTESYDDLDESHTEDLSSSEILDVSLSRANDVVGAERSSSEETLNNFHEAETPGAVSPNQPSHLHALNQTQQHGGTMVNGTVHHHHQHSHHPNHAQVYSLSSGPASTSSTLTSGALSSVTQKMPSNVALPQENVSQTAPPNIVGLPAGVVASVPVPGMHNSATGTTVSIVNPQTSSVSNVNMLSSANVPVRGGISTSASSSSGGFPLGVISSSGGGGTAATGGNLMTTAVSMMQQHQNINSNITMTTMTTAAVAAAAASASGGMALSSGIQGRVGSAVPQPVNATVTPVAIAPISSIPAQHAPATAVAATSSRFRVVKLDSSSEPFKKGRWTCTEFYDKETPASIPSSSASDTGSPSMRQFVSESFAGTSERESTSGSSVSSTMSTLSHYTESVCSGEAGGPSVPQHAQDFASPPQGFQGVFPSGLSMAASQTQPHMHAQDITHSHVKTTVVPSASTNIHQSSPMPGLQTTTGFPTPAVPQQQLTYAQAVAQPPGSTQGLVGVHQQKIGYASLPQQPAAPSQATPIQVRPAEYAQPHQGIPQAAASQSLPNQAGSAPSGPSGGACQMIGGPPQSQALLHTQPQQPSSLQATTSTIPSHVGVAGVGQKPQSHPGHLDCQQQKPQSLPTQIQNQGLGTQMPTAIHQSQVAAQSLPPPNLQSDPKAQPQAPNTGNSGRIPPKGVLHSQPSSVSLSQDHSRAQALDHAAQASALYASLPTFTTTQLQDAQRLLLQHQSALLGLPKLSGGEAGSGSSTGQGQEAEGNTTTSSALTASAGLKSVDGEEDGWTLKDGYCYHMM from the exons ATGCATCATCCGGACCCCGCCGGAGACTCTGGCAGTGTTAGAAAGATGGCGCACCCGGCCGTCTTTCACAGAAGGGGTAGCAACACAGGCAGCGGCACCGCGCTGTCAACACCGGCAAACCCGGTGGTCAATAACAGCCACGTCTCAGCCGATGATTATCAACCCTCCCTGCTGATTCAGTGCCAACCTCCTGCTGGTTCATCCTCCCCGGGCccccatcatcctcctcctccccacaGCCTGAATCTGCATGCCCAGCTCCAGCCTACACAGTCGACCGGAGctcagatgaaaaagaagagtggTTTCCAGATCACTAGTGTGACTCCAGCACAAATATCTGTGAGTACCAACAACAGTATTGCAGAAGACACAGAAAGCTATGATGATCTGGATGAGTCCCACACAGAGGATCTGTCTTCTTCTGAAATTCTGGATGTGTCCCTGTCCCGAGCTAATGATGTAGttggagcagagagaagctcTTCAGAGGAAACATTGAATAATTTCCATGAGGCTGAGACCCCTGGAGCTGTATCCCCCAACCAACCTTCACACCTGCATGCCTTGAACCAGACTCAACAGCATGGTGGGACCATGGTCAACGGGACTGTGCATCATCACCATCAACATTCTCATCATCCTAACCATGCCCAGGTTTACTCTCTGTCCTCTGGGCCTGCAAGCACTTCATCTACCCTCACTTCTGGAGCTTTATCTAGTGTTACCCAGAAAATGCCTTCTAATGTGGCGCTCCCTCAAGAGAATGTTTCCCAGACTGCCCCTCCAAATATTGTTGGTCTGCCTGCAGGGGTGGTGGCCTCAGTACCTGTCCCTGGAATGCACAATTCTGCTACAGGCACTACAGTTAGCATAGTTAATCCCCAGACCAGCAGTGTTAGCAATGTGAATATGTTGAGCTCTGCCAATGTGCCTGTGAGAGGGGGGATCAGTACAAGTGCTAGCAGTAGCAGTGGTGGCTTTCCTCTCGGTGTGATAAGCAGCAGTGGAGGTGGTGGCACTGCTGCAACTGGGGGTAACCTTATGACCACTGCTGTCAGCATGATGCAGCAACACCAAAACATCAACTCCAACATCACTATGACTACTATGACTACTGCTgctgtcgctgctgctgctgccagcgCCTCTGGAGGGATGGCACTCTCCAGTGGGATCCAAGGAAGAGTTGGATCTGCTGTGCCACAACCTGTGAATGCCACTGTCACACCTGTGGCTATAGCGCCTATATCATCTATTCCTGCCCAACATGCTCCAGCGACTGCAGTGGCTGCCACCAGTTCTCGCTTCAGGGTGGTGAAGCTGGACTCTAGTTCTGAGCCCTTTAAGAAAGGCAGATGGACCTGTACTGAATTCTATGACAAGgagaccccagcctctattcCCAGTTCATCTGCTTCTGATACTGGGTCTCCCAGTATGCGCCAGTTTGTCTCTGAGAGTTTTGCTGGCACCTCAGAGAGGGAAAGCACAAGTGGTAGTTCTGTGAGTAGCACTATGAGTACACTGAGCCATTATACTGAGAGTGTGTGTAGTGGAGAGGCTGGGGGACCCTCAGTACCCCAGCATGCCCAGGATTTTGCCTCCCCTCCTCAGGGCTTTCAAGGAGTCTTCCCCAGTGGCTTAAGCATGGCAGCATCCCAAACCCAACCCCACATGCATGCCCAGGATATTACCCATTCACATGTGAAGACTACTGTTGTCCCCTCTGCATCTACAAATATTCATCAGTCCTCTCCAATGCCAGGCCTTCAGACCACCACTGGATTTCCTACACCTGCTGtaccccagcagcagctcacctATGCCCAGGCAGTTGCTCAACCCCCAGGCTCCACACAGGGACTAGTGGGAGTTCATCAGCAAAAGATAGGCTATGCTTCTCTGCCGCAACAGCCAGCTGCCCCCTCCCAAGCAACCCCAATACAGGTGAGGCCAGCTGAGTATGCCCAGCCACATCAAGGTATCCCTCaggctgctgcttcacagtCTCTCCCCAACCAGGCTGGATCAGCTCCCTCTGGGCCATCTGGTGGAGCATGTCAGATGATCGGAGGCCCTCCGCAGTCTCAGGCactcctgcacacacagccCCAGCAGCCTTCTTCCCTTCAGGCCACCACTTCCACTATACCCTCTCATGTTGGAGTAGCAGGTGTTGGCCAGAAGCCTCAGAGCCACCCTGGTCACCTGGACTGCCAGCAGCAGAAGCCACAGTCACTCCCAACACAAATCCAAAACCAGGGCCTGGGCACCCAGATGCCCACTGCAATACACCAGAGTCAAGTGGCTGCACAAAGTTTGCCTCCTCCAAACCTTCAGAGCGACCCCAAAGCCCAGCCCCAAGCTCCCAACACTGGGAATAGTGGTAGAATACCCCCAAAAGGTGTTCTCCACAGCCAGCCATCTTCTGTCAGCTTGTCACAGGACCACAGCAGAGCTCAGGCCCTTGATCATGCTGCTCAGGCCAGTGCGCTCTATGCTAGTCTGCCCACATTCACCACTACTCAGCTTCAGGATGCCCAGCGCCTGCTTCTTCAGCATCAGTCGGCTCTCTTGGGACTTCCCAAGTTGTCCGGAGGGGAGGCTGGGTCTGGATCCAGCACTGGCCAGGGTCAAGAAGCTGAGGGAAATACCACCACCTCCAGTGCCTTAACTGCTTCAGCTGGTCTTAAGTCTGTggatggagaggaggatgg ATGGACACTGAAGGATGGCTACTGTTATCACATGATGTGA